A genomic region of Parus major isolate Abel chromosome 14, Parus_major1.1, whole genome shotgun sequence contains the following coding sequences:
- the UBN1 gene encoding ubinuclein-1 isoform X5 has translation MTEPHRVSFTTLHGPLSSSFLKRSRKDDGEQPPEPEPAATAVRITLTLFEPDHKRCPEFFYPDLLKSCRGKVKGGSSGDKKKDPADPFNDEEKERHKVEALARKFEEKYYDELVPASLTTKYGGFYINSGTLQFRQASESEDDYVKEKKKKCPKKRKLKDGGEKIKKKKKDDSYDKEKKSKKSKFPKAGFTALNASKEKKKKKYSGALSVKEMLKKFQKEKDAQKKKDEEQKVVTPSPVDPAAPREAEAMADPLLSLFGHASDSDLLQAASAMDSLSELELERLLSESPEGSPFPEVEDGSDPGGTGLEQEFKQPPSLPEGLPAPLEKRIKELAQAARAAEGEGKQRFFTQDINNIILDIELQTRELSSQVRSGVYAHLAAFFPCSKDTLLKRARRLYLYEQGGRLKEPLQKLKEAIGRAMPEQVAKYQEECQAHTQAKFSKMLEEEKDKEQRVCSDDDEDEEKGGKRVAGPRKKFQWNDEIRALLCHLVKIKLDGYILDKNKAQSLEDYVKTFLEGEVKPLWPKGWMQARTLFKESRRVHGHLTSVLAKKKVIAPTKVKVKDSSCKPDKKLSVSVPSLHSSSTLALSSEPQGGAVGISAQTRELLSLGTAQAASSTATPATFKDDSLDEDLIHNPTSSLEAVSKELAVLNSRAAGSPDFTLPAAPKAPPEKIPTLASSEEKRTFPKPNPSPTSSSGSLQSPLNFLAEQALALGQSSQDKKTENSNYKEHSCQASPSKILPDTHQAKQKHHSLVRPGHGPPASTPVPGSQVKVFHPGAQLQKTFTSPAAFVKLQNPKSSTPLPQRSLLQQVKSSTKAQSFHSSTSPSSTQNSSSSHKSQGLSSSSLSYAGKHSSGSGSSGQSYKSPFVAGSLSKHGASSSSSSSGASANQGSSSGTLLPNVPAPSPGSASSRPASGSSVKKTPVSQKLTLVAPPGGSNGDSSGGTQGVAKLLTSSLKPAVVSSTTASTSVPKGTSGAVLLTSSSSLSVLAPSYKSNNPKLPAALSSTPLGIISPIHSFPLHVISFSSDSSPKAGVSKDAIVTGPAPGTFHHGLGHSEYPAGHLCVTCACAVTWNICWAGPLHTSPSLWLLLHAVVPAFVSPAVAFGEPWAHP, from the exons TATGATGAGCTGGTTCCTGCCTCTCTCACTACGAAGTATGGAGGGTTTTACATCAACTCAGGAACGCTGCAGTTCCGGCAGGCCTCTGAGTCTGAGGATGACTATGtcaaagagaagaagaagaagtgTCCCAAG AAGCGGAAGTTGAAAGATGGgggtgaaaaaataaagaagaagaagaaggatgATTCTTatgacaaggaaaagaaatcaaagaagtCCAAGTTTCCAAAAGCTGG TTTCACAGCATTAAATGCAAGtaaggagaagaagaagaagaaatactCTGGAGCTCTCAGTGTCAAGGAGATGCTGAAAAAGTTTCAGAAGGAGAAGGatgctcagaagaaaaaagatgaagagcAGAAAGTGGTGACTCCTTCCCCAGTAGACCCTGCAGCCCCAAGGGAGGCAGAGGCCATGGCAGACCCTCTGCTGTCCCTCTTTGGCCACGCCAGTGACAGTGacctgctccaggcagcctCAGCCATGGACTCCTTGAGcgagctggagctggagcggCTCCTCAGCGAGTCCCCCGAGGGCAGTCCCTTCCCCGAGGTGGAGGATGGCAGTGACCCTGGTGGCACAGGCTTGGAGCAGGAGTTCAAGCAGCCACCATCCCTCCCAGAAGGGCTGCCAGCCCCCCTGGAGAAACGCATCAAGGAACTGGCTCAG gctgccagagctgctgagggagaagGCAAGCAGAGATTCTTCACTCAGGACATCAACAACATCATACTGGA CATCGAGCTGCAGACACGGGAGCTGAGCAGCCAGGTACGCTCGGGGGTCTACGCTCACCTGGCCGCCTTCTTCCCCTGCAGCAAGGACACCCTGCTCAAGCGAGCCCGCAGGCTCTACCTCTACGAGCAG GGTGGCCGACTGAAGGAGCCTctgcagaagctgaaggaagCCATTGGAAGGgccatgccagagcaggtggCCAAGTACCAGGAGGAATGCCAAGCCCATACTCAGGCCAAGTTTTCCAA GatgctggaagaggaaaaagacaaagagcagCGAGTTTGTtctgatgatgatgaggatgaagaaaagggagggaaacGAGTCGCGGGCCCACGGAAGAAATTCCAGTGGAATGATGAAATCAG GGCTCTGCTTTGCCACTTGGTGAAGATTAAGTTGGATGGTTATATCCTTGACAAGAATAAGGCTCAGTCTCTAGAGGATTACGTGAAGACCTTCCTAGAAGGAGAGGTGAAGCCCCTTTGGCCAAAAGGCTGGATGCAGGCCAG GACACTGTTTAAGGAGAGCAGGCGTGTACACGGACACCTCACATCAGTCCT GGCGAAGAAGAAAGTTATAGCTCCTACTAAGGTGAAAGTGAAG GACTCTTCCTGCAAGCCAGACAAGAAGCTGTCGGTGtctgtcccttccctgcacTCGAGCAGCACCTTGGCCTTGTCCTCAGAgccccagggaggagctgtAGGCATCAGTGCCCAGACCAGGGAACTCTTGTCCCTTGGGACAGCCcaagctgccagcagcactgccactcCTGCCACCTTCAAGGATGACTCTTTGGATGAGGACTTGATTCACAACCCCACCTCTTCCCTGGAAGCCGTGTCCAAGGAACTGGCTGTGCTAAATAGCAGGGCGGCAGGGAGCCCTGACTTTactcttcctgcagctcctaAAGCTCCACCAGAGAAGATTCCAACTCTTGCATCCTCAGAGGAGAAGAGGACATTTCCAAAGCCCAACCCTTCCCCTACATCATCCTCTGGTTCCCTCCAGTCTCCTCTAAACTTCCTAGCTGAGCAGGCCCTGGCATTGGGCCAGTCTTCTCAAGACAAGAAGACAGAGAACTCTAATTACAAAGAGCATTCCTGCCAAGCCTCCCCCAGCAAAATCCTTCCTGACACCCACCAGGCTAAACAGAAGCACCACAGCCTGGTCAGGCCTGGCCACGGGCCCCCGGCCTCGACACCAGTGCCGGGCTCTCAGGTGAAGGTGTTCCACCCTGGTGCTCAGCTCCAGAAAACCTTcacctccccagctgccttTGTCAAACTGCAGAATCCCAAGTCCTCCACCCCTCTGCCCCAGCgctccctcctccagcaggtCAAGTCATCAACCAAAGCTCAGAGCTTCCATTCCTCCACATCCCCAAGCAGCACCCaaaactccagcagctcccacaagAGCCAAGGCTTGTCCTCATCATCTCTCAGCTACGCCGGGAAGCACTCGAGTGGCTCCGGCTCTTCAGGACAATCTTACAAATCGCCTTTCGTCGCTGGGTCCCTCTCCAAGCACGGGgcttcttccagcagctcctcctctggAGCTTCTGCCAACCAGGGCAGTTCCTCTGGGACTTTGCTGCCCAATGTTCCGGCCCCTTCCCCGGGCTCGGCCTCCAGCCGCCCGGCCTCCGGCTCCTCCGTGAAGAAAACTCCCGTTTCCCAGAAGCTGACCCTGGTGGCACCTCCTGGGGGCTCCAATGGAGATTCCAGTGGGGGCACCCAGGGGGTGGCCAAGTTGCTGACCTCGTCCCTAAAGCCAGCTGTGgtcagcagcaccacagcctcTACCTCTGTGCCG AAAGGAACtagtggagctgtgctgctaaCGAGTTCTTCCTCCTTAAGTGTACTGGCTCCATCCTACAAGTCCAACAACCCAAAGCTGCCAGCTGCCCTGAGCTCCACCCCATTAGGTATTATCTCTCCTATTCATTCTTTCCCTCTCCATGTCATCTCCTTCAGTTCCGACTCCTCCCCAAAAGCAGGAGTTTCCAAGGATGCAATAGTTACGGGACCTGCTCCGGGAACTTTCCACCACGGCCTCGGGCACAGTGAGTATCCTGCTGGTCACCTGTGTGTCACTTGTGCCTGTGCTGTCACCTGGAACATCTGCTGGGCTGGCCCATTGCACACCAGCCCATCTCTCTGGCTGTTGCTTCATGCTGTGGTCCCTGCTTTTGTATCTCCAGCAGTTGCATTTGGAGAACCTTGGGCACATCCCTAG
- the UBN1 gene encoding ubinuclein-1 isoform X7: MTEPHRVSFTTLHGPLSSSFLKRSRKDDGEQPPEPEPAATAVRITLTLFEPDHKRCPEFFYPDLLKSCRGKVKGGSSGDKKKDPADPFNDEEKERHKVEALARKFEEKYGGKRRRKDRIQDLIDMGYGYDESDSFIDNSEAYDELVPASLTTKYGGFYINSGTLQFRQASESEDDYVKEKKKKCPKKRKLKDGGEKIKKKKKDDSYDKEKKSKKSKFPKAGFTALNASKEKKKKKYSGALSVKEMLKKFQKEKDAQKKKDEEQKVVTPSPVDPAAPREAEAMADPLLSLFGHASDSDLLQAASAMDSLSELELERLLSESPEGSPFPEVEDGSDPGGTGLEQEFKQPPSLPEGLPAPLEKRIKELAQAARAAEGEGKQRFFTQDINNIILDIELQTRELSSQVRSGVYAHLAAFFPCSKDTLLKRARRLYLYEQGGRLKEPLQKLKEAIGRAMPEQVAKYQEECQAHTQAKFSKMLEEEKDKEQRVCSDDDEDEEKGGKRVAGPRKKFQWNDEIRTLFKESRRVHGHLTSVLAKKKVIAPTKVKVKDSSCKPDKKLSVSVPSLHSSSTLALSSEPQGGAVGISAQTRELLSLGTAQAASSTATPATFKDDSLDEDLIHNPTSSLEAVSKELAVLNSRAAGSPDFTLPAAPKAPPEKIPTLASSEEKRTFPKPNPSPTSSSGSLQSPLNFLAEQALALGQSSQDKKTENSNYKEHSCQASPSKILPDTHQAKQKHHSLVRPGHGPPASTPVPGSQVKVFHPGAQLQKTFTSPAAFVKLQNPKSSTPLPQRSLLQQVKSSTKAQSFHSSTSPSSTQNSSSSHKSQGLSSSSLSYAGKHSSGSGSSGQSYKSPFVAGSLSKHGASSSSSSSGASANQGSSSGTLLPNVPAPSPGSASSRPASGSSVKKTPVSQKLTLVAPPGGSNGDSSGGTQGVAKLLTSSLKPAVVSSTTASTSVPKGTSGAVLLTSSSSLSVLAPSYKSNNPKLPAALSSTPLGIISPIHSFPLHVISFSSDSSPKAGVSKDAIVTGPAPGTFHHGLGHSEYPAGHLCVTCACAVTWNICWAGPLHTSPSLWLLLHAVVPAFVSPAVAFGEPWAHP, from the exons GGTGGCAAGAGGCGCAGGAAGGACCGGATTCAGGATTTGATTGATATGGGGTATGGCTATGATGAGTCCGACTCCTTCATCGACAACTCGGAAGCT TATGATGAGCTGGTTCCTGCCTCTCTCACTACGAAGTATGGAGGGTTTTACATCAACTCAGGAACGCTGCAGTTCCGGCAGGCCTCTGAGTCTGAGGATGACTATGtcaaagagaagaagaagaagtgTCCCAAG AAGCGGAAGTTGAAAGATGGgggtgaaaaaataaagaagaagaagaaggatgATTCTTatgacaaggaaaagaaatcaaagaagtCCAAGTTTCCAAAAGCTGG TTTCACAGCATTAAATGCAAGtaaggagaagaagaagaagaaatactCTGGAGCTCTCAGTGTCAAGGAGATGCTGAAAAAGTTTCAGAAGGAGAAGGatgctcagaagaaaaaagatgaagagcAGAAAGTGGTGACTCCTTCCCCAGTAGACCCTGCAGCCCCAAGGGAGGCAGAGGCCATGGCAGACCCTCTGCTGTCCCTCTTTGGCCACGCCAGTGACAGTGacctgctccaggcagcctCAGCCATGGACTCCTTGAGcgagctggagctggagcggCTCCTCAGCGAGTCCCCCGAGGGCAGTCCCTTCCCCGAGGTGGAGGATGGCAGTGACCCTGGTGGCACAGGCTTGGAGCAGGAGTTCAAGCAGCCACCATCCCTCCCAGAAGGGCTGCCAGCCCCCCTGGAGAAACGCATCAAGGAACTGGCTCAG gctgccagagctgctgagggagaagGCAAGCAGAGATTCTTCACTCAGGACATCAACAACATCATACTGGA CATCGAGCTGCAGACACGGGAGCTGAGCAGCCAGGTACGCTCGGGGGTCTACGCTCACCTGGCCGCCTTCTTCCCCTGCAGCAAGGACACCCTGCTCAAGCGAGCCCGCAGGCTCTACCTCTACGAGCAG GGTGGCCGACTGAAGGAGCCTctgcagaagctgaaggaagCCATTGGAAGGgccatgccagagcaggtggCCAAGTACCAGGAGGAATGCCAAGCCCATACTCAGGCCAAGTTTTCCAA GatgctggaagaggaaaaagacaaagagcagCGAGTTTGTtctgatgatgatgaggatgaagaaaagggagggaaacGAGTCGCGGGCCCACGGAAGAAATTCCAGTGGAATGATGAAATCAG GACACTGTTTAAGGAGAGCAGGCGTGTACACGGACACCTCACATCAGTCCT GGCGAAGAAGAAAGTTATAGCTCCTACTAAGGTGAAAGTGAAG GACTCTTCCTGCAAGCCAGACAAGAAGCTGTCGGTGtctgtcccttccctgcacTCGAGCAGCACCTTGGCCTTGTCCTCAGAgccccagggaggagctgtAGGCATCAGTGCCCAGACCAGGGAACTCTTGTCCCTTGGGACAGCCcaagctgccagcagcactgccactcCTGCCACCTTCAAGGATGACTCTTTGGATGAGGACTTGATTCACAACCCCACCTCTTCCCTGGAAGCCGTGTCCAAGGAACTGGCTGTGCTAAATAGCAGGGCGGCAGGGAGCCCTGACTTTactcttcctgcagctcctaAAGCTCCACCAGAGAAGATTCCAACTCTTGCATCCTCAGAGGAGAAGAGGACATTTCCAAAGCCCAACCCTTCCCCTACATCATCCTCTGGTTCCCTCCAGTCTCCTCTAAACTTCCTAGCTGAGCAGGCCCTGGCATTGGGCCAGTCTTCTCAAGACAAGAAGACAGAGAACTCTAATTACAAAGAGCATTCCTGCCAAGCCTCCCCCAGCAAAATCCTTCCTGACACCCACCAGGCTAAACAGAAGCACCACAGCCTGGTCAGGCCTGGCCACGGGCCCCCGGCCTCGACACCAGTGCCGGGCTCTCAGGTGAAGGTGTTCCACCCTGGTGCTCAGCTCCAGAAAACCTTcacctccccagctgccttTGTCAAACTGCAGAATCCCAAGTCCTCCACCCCTCTGCCCCAGCgctccctcctccagcaggtCAAGTCATCAACCAAAGCTCAGAGCTTCCATTCCTCCACATCCCCAAGCAGCACCCaaaactccagcagctcccacaagAGCCAAGGCTTGTCCTCATCATCTCTCAGCTACGCCGGGAAGCACTCGAGTGGCTCCGGCTCTTCAGGACAATCTTACAAATCGCCTTTCGTCGCTGGGTCCCTCTCCAAGCACGGGgcttcttccagcagctcctcctctggAGCTTCTGCCAACCAGGGCAGTTCCTCTGGGACTTTGCTGCCCAATGTTCCGGCCCCTTCCCCGGGCTCGGCCTCCAGCCGCCCGGCCTCCGGCTCCTCCGTGAAGAAAACTCCCGTTTCCCAGAAGCTGACCCTGGTGGCACCTCCTGGGGGCTCCAATGGAGATTCCAGTGGGGGCACCCAGGGGGTGGCCAAGTTGCTGACCTCGTCCCTAAAGCCAGCTGTGgtcagcagcaccacagcctcTACCTCTGTGCCG AAAGGAACtagtggagctgtgctgctaaCGAGTTCTTCCTCCTTAAGTGTACTGGCTCCATCCTACAAGTCCAACAACCCAAAGCTGCCAGCTGCCCTGAGCTCCACCCCATTAGGTATTATCTCTCCTATTCATTCTTTCCCTCTCCATGTCATCTCCTTCAGTTCCGACTCCTCCCCAAAAGCAGGAGTTTCCAAGGATGCAATAGTTACGGGACCTGCTCCGGGAACTTTCCACCACGGCCTCGGGCACAGTGAGTATCCTGCTGGTCACCTGTGTGTCACTTGTGCCTGTGCTGTCACCTGGAACATCTGCTGGGCTGGCCCATTGCACACCAGCCCATCTCTCTGGCTGTTGCTTCATGCTGTGGTCCCTGCTTTTGTATCTCCAGCAGTTGCATTTGGAGAACCTTGGGCACATCCCTAG
- the UBN1 gene encoding ubinuclein-1 isoform X3, producing the protein MTEPHRVSFTTLHGPLSSSFLKRSRKDDGEQPPEPEPAATAVRITLTLFEPDHKRCPEFFYPDLLKSCRGKVKGGSSGDKKKDPADPFNDEEKERHKVEALARKFEEKYGGKRRRKDRIQDLIDMGYGYDESDSFIDNSEAYDELVPASLTTKYGGFYINSGTLQFRQASESEDDYVKEKKKKCPKKRKLKDGGEKIKKKKKDDSYDKEKKSKKSKFPKAGFTALNASKEKKKKKYSGALSVKEMLKKFQKEKDAQKKKDEEQKVVTPSPVDPAAPREAEAMADPLLSLFGHASDSDLLQAASAMDSLSELELERLLSESPEGSPFPEVEDGSDPGGTGLEQEFKQPPSLPEGLPAPLEKRIKELAQAARAAEGEGKQRFFTQDINNIILDIELQTRELSSQVRSGVYAHLAAFFPCSKDTLLKRARRLYLYEQGGRLKEPLQKLKEAIGRAMPEQVAKYQEECQAHTQAKFSKMLEEEKDKEQRVCSDDDEDEEKGGKRVAGPRKKFQWNDEIRALLCHLVKIKLDGYILDKNKAQSLEDYVKTFLEGEVKPLWPKGWMQARAKKKVIAPTKVKVKDSSCKPDKKLSVSVPSLHSSSTLALSSEPQGGAVGISAQTRELLSLGTAQAASSTATPATFKDDSLDEDLIHNPTSSLEAVSKELAVLNSRAAGSPDFTLPAAPKAPPEKIPTLASSEEKRTFPKPNPSPTSSSGSLQSPLNFLAEQALALGQSSQDKKTENSNYKEHSCQASPSKILPDTHQAKQKHHSLVRPGHGPPASTPVPGSQVKVFHPGAQLQKTFTSPAAFVKLQNPKSSTPLPQRSLLQQVKSSTKAQSFHSSTSPSSTQNSSSSHKSQGLSSSSLSYAGKHSSGSGSSGQSYKSPFVAGSLSKHGASSSSSSSGASANQGSSSGTLLPNVPAPSPGSASSRPASGSSVKKTPVSQKLTLVAPPGGSNGDSSGGTQGVAKLLTSSLKPAVVSSTTASTSVPKGTSGAVLLTSSSSLSVLAPSYKSNNPKLPAALSSTPLGIISPIHSFPLHVISFSSDSSPKAGVSKDAIVTGPAPGTFHHGLGHSEYPAGHLCVTCACAVTWNICWAGPLHTSPSLWLLLHAVVPAFVSPAVAFGEPWAHP; encoded by the exons GGTGGCAAGAGGCGCAGGAAGGACCGGATTCAGGATTTGATTGATATGGGGTATGGCTATGATGAGTCCGACTCCTTCATCGACAACTCGGAAGCT TATGATGAGCTGGTTCCTGCCTCTCTCACTACGAAGTATGGAGGGTTTTACATCAACTCAGGAACGCTGCAGTTCCGGCAGGCCTCTGAGTCTGAGGATGACTATGtcaaagagaagaagaagaagtgTCCCAAG AAGCGGAAGTTGAAAGATGGgggtgaaaaaataaagaagaagaagaaggatgATTCTTatgacaaggaaaagaaatcaaagaagtCCAAGTTTCCAAAAGCTGG TTTCACAGCATTAAATGCAAGtaaggagaagaagaagaagaaatactCTGGAGCTCTCAGTGTCAAGGAGATGCTGAAAAAGTTTCAGAAGGAGAAGGatgctcagaagaaaaaagatgaagagcAGAAAGTGGTGACTCCTTCCCCAGTAGACCCTGCAGCCCCAAGGGAGGCAGAGGCCATGGCAGACCCTCTGCTGTCCCTCTTTGGCCACGCCAGTGACAGTGacctgctccaggcagcctCAGCCATGGACTCCTTGAGcgagctggagctggagcggCTCCTCAGCGAGTCCCCCGAGGGCAGTCCCTTCCCCGAGGTGGAGGATGGCAGTGACCCTGGTGGCACAGGCTTGGAGCAGGAGTTCAAGCAGCCACCATCCCTCCCAGAAGGGCTGCCAGCCCCCCTGGAGAAACGCATCAAGGAACTGGCTCAG gctgccagagctgctgagggagaagGCAAGCAGAGATTCTTCACTCAGGACATCAACAACATCATACTGGA CATCGAGCTGCAGACACGGGAGCTGAGCAGCCAGGTACGCTCGGGGGTCTACGCTCACCTGGCCGCCTTCTTCCCCTGCAGCAAGGACACCCTGCTCAAGCGAGCCCGCAGGCTCTACCTCTACGAGCAG GGTGGCCGACTGAAGGAGCCTctgcagaagctgaaggaagCCATTGGAAGGgccatgccagagcaggtggCCAAGTACCAGGAGGAATGCCAAGCCCATACTCAGGCCAAGTTTTCCAA GatgctggaagaggaaaaagacaaagagcagCGAGTTTGTtctgatgatgatgaggatgaagaaaagggagggaaacGAGTCGCGGGCCCACGGAAGAAATTCCAGTGGAATGATGAAATCAG GGCTCTGCTTTGCCACTTGGTGAAGATTAAGTTGGATGGTTATATCCTTGACAAGAATAAGGCTCAGTCTCTAGAGGATTACGTGAAGACCTTCCTAGAAGGAGAGGTGAAGCCCCTTTGGCCAAAAGGCTGGATGCAGGCCAG GGCGAAGAAGAAAGTTATAGCTCCTACTAAGGTGAAAGTGAAG GACTCTTCCTGCAAGCCAGACAAGAAGCTGTCGGTGtctgtcccttccctgcacTCGAGCAGCACCTTGGCCTTGTCCTCAGAgccccagggaggagctgtAGGCATCAGTGCCCAGACCAGGGAACTCTTGTCCCTTGGGACAGCCcaagctgccagcagcactgccactcCTGCCACCTTCAAGGATGACTCTTTGGATGAGGACTTGATTCACAACCCCACCTCTTCCCTGGAAGCCGTGTCCAAGGAACTGGCTGTGCTAAATAGCAGGGCGGCAGGGAGCCCTGACTTTactcttcctgcagctcctaAAGCTCCACCAGAGAAGATTCCAACTCTTGCATCCTCAGAGGAGAAGAGGACATTTCCAAAGCCCAACCCTTCCCCTACATCATCCTCTGGTTCCCTCCAGTCTCCTCTAAACTTCCTAGCTGAGCAGGCCCTGGCATTGGGCCAGTCTTCTCAAGACAAGAAGACAGAGAACTCTAATTACAAAGAGCATTCCTGCCAAGCCTCCCCCAGCAAAATCCTTCCTGACACCCACCAGGCTAAACAGAAGCACCACAGCCTGGTCAGGCCTGGCCACGGGCCCCCGGCCTCGACACCAGTGCCGGGCTCTCAGGTGAAGGTGTTCCACCCTGGTGCTCAGCTCCAGAAAACCTTcacctccccagctgccttTGTCAAACTGCAGAATCCCAAGTCCTCCACCCCTCTGCCCCAGCgctccctcctccagcaggtCAAGTCATCAACCAAAGCTCAGAGCTTCCATTCCTCCACATCCCCAAGCAGCACCCaaaactccagcagctcccacaagAGCCAAGGCTTGTCCTCATCATCTCTCAGCTACGCCGGGAAGCACTCGAGTGGCTCCGGCTCTTCAGGACAATCTTACAAATCGCCTTTCGTCGCTGGGTCCCTCTCCAAGCACGGGgcttcttccagcagctcctcctctggAGCTTCTGCCAACCAGGGCAGTTCCTCTGGGACTTTGCTGCCCAATGTTCCGGCCCCTTCCCCGGGCTCGGCCTCCAGCCGCCCGGCCTCCGGCTCCTCCGTGAAGAAAACTCCCGTTTCCCAGAAGCTGACCCTGGTGGCACCTCCTGGGGGCTCCAATGGAGATTCCAGTGGGGGCACCCAGGGGGTGGCCAAGTTGCTGACCTCGTCCCTAAAGCCAGCTGTGgtcagcagcaccacagcctcTACCTCTGTGCCG AAAGGAACtagtggagctgtgctgctaaCGAGTTCTTCCTCCTTAAGTGTACTGGCTCCATCCTACAAGTCCAACAACCCAAAGCTGCCAGCTGCCCTGAGCTCCACCCCATTAGGTATTATCTCTCCTATTCATTCTTTCCCTCTCCATGTCATCTCCTTCAGTTCCGACTCCTCCCCAAAAGCAGGAGTTTCCAAGGATGCAATAGTTACGGGACCTGCTCCGGGAACTTTCCACCACGGCCTCGGGCACAGTGAGTATCCTGCTGGTCACCTGTGTGTCACTTGTGCCTGTGCTGTCACCTGGAACATCTGCTGGGCTGGCCCATTGCACACCAGCCCATCTCTCTGGCTGTTGCTTCATGCTGTGGTCCCTGCTTTTGTATCTCCAGCAGTTGCATTTGGAGAACCTTGGGCACATCCCTAG